A genomic segment from Haloarchaeobius salinus encodes:
- a CDS encoding hemolysin family protein: protein MNEFEVVARLVAGVLLILANGFFVAIEFALTRVRQYPESEFDSPGLRRAWEMTNDLEIYLTSCQVGITASSIAVGIVAEPALAALFEPFLENTALASIGAGAALAFLLINLLHLTHGEQTPTYLGVERTKFVARYGATPLHWFATLVSPAIYVGDGVAKWTLGLFDIEMTGAWLETESERVESRAELRNRLGSLLDRGELSEERKQEILNAFTVGGRSVREVMTDVDEVVFLSRAADVEENLDRIGSSPHTRFPLVGDDLDEFLGIVYVPAVVDRIDDLRAGTANWEDVAADPLTIDDETKISDAVDVFQREQQELALVVEDGTTIGLITATDALEAVMGEIEDPLDVELGTRAGA, encoded by the coding sequence ATGAACGAGTTCGAGGTGGTGGCTCGCCTCGTCGCCGGCGTGCTCCTCATCCTGGCGAACGGCTTCTTCGTCGCCATCGAGTTCGCGCTCACCCGGGTCCGCCAGTACCCCGAATCGGAGTTCGACAGCCCCGGACTCCGCCGTGCGTGGGAGATGACCAACGACCTGGAGATCTACCTGACGAGCTGTCAGGTCGGCATCACGGCGTCGAGCATCGCGGTCGGCATCGTCGCCGAGCCCGCACTCGCCGCACTGTTCGAACCGTTCCTCGAGAACACCGCGCTGGCGTCCATCGGTGCTGGGGCCGCACTCGCGTTCCTCCTCATCAACCTGCTCCACCTGACCCACGGCGAGCAGACCCCGACCTACCTCGGCGTCGAGCGGACGAAGTTCGTGGCGCGGTACGGAGCGACGCCACTGCACTGGTTCGCCACGCTCGTCTCGCCCGCCATCTACGTCGGCGACGGGGTCGCGAAGTGGACGCTCGGTCTGTTCGACATCGAGATGACGGGCGCATGGCTGGAGACGGAGTCCGAGCGCGTCGAGTCGCGCGCCGAGCTCCGGAACCGTCTCGGCTCGCTGCTGGACCGTGGCGAGCTCAGCGAGGAGCGCAAGCAGGAGATACTCAACGCCTTCACCGTCGGTGGTCGGTCGGTCCGGGAGGTGATGACCGACGTGGACGAGGTGGTCTTCCTCTCCCGGGCCGCGGACGTCGAGGAGAACCTCGACCGTATCGGGTCGAGCCCCCACACCCGGTTCCCGCTCGTGGGCGACGACCTCGACGAGTTCCTCGGCATCGTCTACGTCCCCGCGGTCGTCGACCGCATCGACGACCTCAGGGCCGGCACCGCGAACTGGGAGGACGTGGCCGCGGACCCCCTGACCATCGACGACGAGACGAAGATCAGCGACGCCGTCGACGTCTTCCAGCGCGAACAGCAGGAGCTGGCGCTCGTGGTCGAGGACGGCACGACGATCGGTCTCATCACGGCCACGGACGCGCTGGAGGCGGTGATGGGGGAGATCGAGGACCCGCTCGACGTCGAGCTCGGGACGAGGGCCGGTGCCTGA
- a CDS encoding alkaline phosphatase D family protein has protein sequence MTDPVGLDGRDEPARNGEDHSELLSELDSHDLALSLKVVDTDDTDVFKPDDEGDPDEVFPQSVASGGPTPSGVILWTRIAPGVFDPETPLAVEVAEDESFETTVYDGVVTDSDSIRSHDITVKVDLDGQLDPDSRYYYRFVYDGVASRTGRCRTLPHPNDSPESVSFAVVACQNYLNGYYPAFHYIANEDVDFIVHVGDAIYESDAGDFKGFGSYDYPGREKDLPSGNGRVWNLEDYRYLYRTYRSDRFFQEALESHTLIVGWDDHELVNDVYWDSETDAPAGDHPRGDDPEFMTELVADGMHAWWEFMPARVEYDPNGESLQDRFRLWRELQFGDLVTLAMTDERLFRDPPREAIPTVDNVGPQYEPPGRTMLGEEQREWLIDTITGSETRWTVWADEVLTVPFRIGSGPLSVYPVQGGWDGYTRERHRITESIGAADVENFVTLTGDMHCYVAAYQQTSYPGRVTGGEGVAQGEPIGVEFMTPAITSLNAAEALHITRGWRGKITEPLLTRLVTAMNPHIEFFDSHNWGYSTVEFTREDCTYVGFAVDKTTDSEFADRDVVAAYRVPEGKVQLNDVTGTYRRRYPSR, from the coding sequence ATGACGGACCCAGTCGGTCTCGATGGACGCGACGAACCGGCACGGAACGGCGAGGACCACTCGGAACTGCTCTCCGAGCTGGACTCCCACGACCTCGCGCTCTCACTCAAAGTCGTCGATACGGACGACACGGACGTGTTCAAACCCGACGACGAGGGCGACCCAGACGAGGTGTTCCCGCAGTCCGTCGCGAGCGGCGGGCCGACGCCCTCCGGGGTCATCCTCTGGACGCGCATCGCGCCGGGGGTCTTCGACCCCGAGACCCCGCTGGCCGTCGAGGTAGCAGAGGACGAGTCGTTCGAGACGACGGTGTACGACGGGGTCGTGACCGACTCCGACAGCATCCGGTCGCACGACATCACCGTGAAGGTCGACCTCGACGGGCAGCTCGACCCCGATAGCCGCTACTACTACCGGTTCGTCTACGACGGCGTCGCCTCGCGCACCGGGCGATGCCGCACGCTCCCGCACCCGAACGACTCGCCGGAGTCCGTCTCGTTCGCCGTCGTCGCCTGCCAGAACTACCTGAACGGCTACTACCCCGCCTTCCACTACATCGCCAACGAGGACGTAGACTTCATCGTCCACGTCGGCGACGCGATCTACGAGTCCGACGCTGGCGATTTCAAGGGGTTCGGCTCGTACGACTACCCCGGCCGGGAGAAGGACCTGCCGAGCGGCAACGGCCGCGTCTGGAACCTCGAGGACTACCGGTACCTCTACCGGACGTACCGCTCCGACCGCTTCTTCCAGGAGGCACTGGAGTCCCACACGCTCATCGTCGGCTGGGACGACCACGAGCTCGTCAACGACGTCTACTGGGACAGCGAGACGGACGCCCCCGCCGGCGACCACCCCCGGGGCGACGACCCCGAGTTCATGACCGAGCTCGTCGCAGACGGGATGCACGCCTGGTGGGAGTTCATGCCCGCCCGCGTCGAGTACGACCCAAACGGCGAGTCCCTCCAGGACCGTTTCCGCCTGTGGCGCGAGCTCCAGTTCGGCGACCTGGTCACGCTCGCGATGACCGACGAGCGGCTGTTCCGCGACCCGCCGCGGGAGGCCATCCCGACGGTCGACAACGTCGGGCCGCAGTACGAACCTCCGGGACGGACCATGCTCGGCGAGGAGCAGCGCGAGTGGCTCATCGACACCATCACCGGGTCGGAGACGCGGTGGACGGTCTGGGCCGACGAGGTGCTGACGGTGCCGTTCCGCATCGGGTCCGGCCCGCTCTCGGTGTACCCCGTACAGGGCGGGTGGGACGGCTACACCCGCGAACGCCACCGGATCACCGAGTCCATCGGGGCCGCCGACGTGGAGAACTTCGTCACGCTCACCGGCGACATGCACTGCTACGTCGCGGCGTACCAGCAGACCTCCTACCCCGGCCGCGTCACCGGCGGCGAGGGCGTCGCACAGGGCGAGCCCATCGGCGTCGAGTTCATGACGCCGGCCATCACGTCGCTGAACGCCGCCGAGGCCCTCCACATCACGCGCGGCTGGCGGGGGAAGATAACGGAGCCGCTCCTGACGAGACTCGTCACCGCGATGAACCCACATATCGAGTTCTTCGACAGCCACAACTGGGGCTACTCGACCGTCGAGTTCACCAGGGAGGACTGCACCTACGTCGGCTTCGCCGTGGACAAGACCACCGACTCGGAGTTCGCCGACCGCGACGTGGTCGCCGCCTACCGGGTCCCCGAGGGGAAGGTCCAGTTGAACGACGTGACGGGGACCTACCGGCGGCGCTACCCGTCACGGTAG
- a CDS encoding DUF998 domain-containing protein produces the protein MTRATTYTEPTETLSLTKYDDRTVAGLLLFVLGAGFMTAMMLAAALVPGYDFRGGAISDLGVSSESALLFNGSLLVVGVLNLAGGYLLYRRHRKPWLLAIYALASVGAVGTGLFPLDTGDVHSLFALLAFLFFNLEAIGTATLLRGAMRAISVLAGVLGIVFLVLMAIGDGGNTAAFGPIGHGGTERMIVYPVMLWLVAFGGYLLGDTPTPTDK, from the coding sequence ATGACCAGAGCGACCACCTACACCGAACCCACGGAGACCCTCTCGCTCACGAAGTACGACGACCGCACGGTCGCGGGCCTGCTGCTGTTCGTGCTCGGTGCCGGGTTCATGACCGCCATGATGCTCGCGGCGGCCCTCGTGCCGGGCTACGACTTCCGGGGCGGCGCAATCAGCGACCTTGGCGTGTCCAGCGAGTCCGCACTGCTGTTCAACGGCAGCCTCCTCGTCGTCGGCGTCCTGAACCTCGCCGGCGGCTACCTGCTCTACCGCCGCCACCGCAAGCCGTGGCTGCTCGCCATCTACGCCCTCGCGAGTGTCGGAGCCGTCGGAACCGGGCTGTTCCCGCTCGACACCGGTGACGTACACTCGCTGTTCGCGCTCCTGGCCTTCCTGTTCTTCAACCTGGAAGCCATCGGGACCGCGACGTTGCTCCGCGGCGCGATGCGCGCCATCTCCGTTCTCGCTGGCGTCCTCGGCATCGTCTTCCTCGTCCTCATGGCAATCGGAGACGGCGGGAACACGGCCGCCTTCGGTCCAATCGGCCACGGCGGCACCGAACGCATGATCGTCTACCCGGTGATGCTCTGGCTGGTCGCCTTCGGCGGCTACCTGCTCGGGGACACTCCCACGCCGACCGACAAGTAG
- a CDS encoding Fic/DOC family N-terminal domain-containing protein → MDPAEFADGPGTIDRYDGLPCYRPASLPPEIEYTDDLLRVYGDAQYALGRLATLHRNVDNDNLLIAPFVVREAAMSSQIEGTNVTDSDIILHEIDSAPERSAADSRDVREAYNYVDAVRQGFERLGDGEQLSVA, encoded by the coding sequence ATGGACCCAGCGGAGTTCGCGGACGGGCCTGGGACCATAGACCGCTACGACGGCCTGCCGTGTTACCGGCCGGCGAGCCTTCCGCCGGAGATCGAGTACACCGACGACCTGCTCCGGGTGTACGGCGACGCGCAGTACGCGCTCGGGCGACTGGCGACCCTCCACCGGAACGTGGACAACGATAACCTGCTCATCGCTCCGTTCGTCGTCCGCGAGGCCGCGATGAGTTCGCAGATAGAGGGGACGAACGTCACCGACTCGGACATCATCCTGCACGAGATCGACAGCGCTCCGGAGCGGTCGGCGGCCGACTCGCGCGACGTGCGGGAGGCGTACAACTACGTCGACGCGGTCAGGCAGGGGTTCGAGCGCCTCGGCGACGGCGAGCAGCTGAGCGTCGCCTGA